A single genomic interval of Oryza sativa Japonica Group chromosome 7, ASM3414082v1 harbors:
- the LOC107281545 gene encoding cysteine-rich receptor-like protein kinase 6, which yields MPRATILLLVLALVAPQLSAADADALVDDGHTPPPFHMCGILPGPYAANSTYEANLRYLAATLPAKVMNGSSSSSVDVLAGERPNLIAASASCNSSSSEYHDCGACVAEAFRCARRLCPYSRHAVVHLGGGACSVRYYDVERTEHAEVLMVWCPPEASPRSIRHSGGTLGCIIGIKGLRFK from the exons ATGCCTCGCGccaccatcctcctcctcgtgctcgccCTCGTCGCGCCGCAGCTGTcagccgccgacgccgatgccctcgtcgacgacggccacaccccgccgccgttccacatGTGCGGGATCCTGCCGGGGCCGTACGCTGCCAACAGCACCTACGAAGCCAACCTGCGGTacctcgccgccacgctcccAGCCAAGGTGATGAAcggatcctcctcctcctccgtcgacgtcctcgccggcgagcggccgaACCTGATCGCCGCGTCGGCCTCCTgcaactcgtcgtcgtcggagtaCCACGACTGCGGCGCCTGCGTCGCCGAGGCCTTCCGGTGCGCGCGGCGGCTGTGCCCGTACAGCCGGCACGCCGTGGtccacctcggcggcggcgcgtgcagCGTCAGGTACTACGACGTCGAGCGCACGGAGCATGCGGAGGTGCTCATGGTGTGGTGTCCTCCGGAGGCATCACCAAGGAGC ATACGTCATTCTGGTGGAACTTTAGGTTGCATAATTGGTATAAAAGGATTGCGTTTCAAGTAA